A section of the Paralichthys olivaceus isolate ysfri-2021 chromosome 14, ASM2471397v2, whole genome shotgun sequence genome encodes:
- the LOC138413694 gene encoding uncharacterized protein, with protein sequence MATTATVSRCGETVEPTRIASEKAHGQLVPQGSVELENKADPSLSEDASSQNVDPVEAQGDTVLDEAPLQTPAPQPRQPSASVPGYDQDVARWNCSHQQKVWMKCEMEALGLWSGSRPVRHLMNMLSLWRYPPQPELIDTISELPSPHYFHLHPFFIWKPEHAIMDRVRNNYNLPCLHGCTKPLVVSSGIGRPRVIVGITGQYYILASRLTCKVCKKYWHADKPQWLEMLPQRISSIVPAFLTFKKAICKSFMDELRRSGRSAYDMSKQLTEVLHLKYERAHLAYLSSVQNIRDGEAGVYGQKTITGLLRQVDTPAQFGDYADGDGWCGVSISSHYLVDCLVQEYRRQGHLLTLLLQGTFGRALRADHTRKVARKVVLSSGTMSSYSIMNENWMILSWGMLQSECDQSLNPLYEGLDRRYTAAGVEKANYQWVDRDCCAPFKILDPRLHEHLLWDSWRTTAAIEAEATSGNLANSCASRHKFNKDITIKLDVFHCMRRFSRECVSGSFCQFLSAAFFVVDQRDMEKLKEAYTACGISPDNPTKQHVREHCRTKVPQPRELLRRVEDVLHHFHLMKDVNDVLLFKPSMLKAWKIQRVHILRGCVSDPEVEDGILYRYGGSLQLNYNKSKKAAVPVWIPVRGTSQQEGFHAHQAWWVTGTRVSNELFQAQAMTGVVRWNFQRLVDLKQPGVQLPAAFDPLLIAQLNLASVSVTGRAKYPTLLFSSEDTGERFGLEYVEPGCRPVALDSDMDKEQHISSIPVAMEMQPPIQLEMDHSPAADIGTDPQELSGSAQDPQIGAVPILSSQLCTEAGVQTMEQTGVKAESQSSMDTDLPGVTPLPVSSSPRAKRTGPVKTGGLIQVLDHSRWTEPMRTAIDELLIKHHGAKDILRRVDVDYAAMVQRACRDPNSLLHPTTWQHISRYVKHVAKLKNTSSCLNTSSERASETRKLWHSLTTGSQTVSVPVAIFPPAPINPPPVGLTQDDTLTRAAVARIVAVVLQQQQQQQQQQQQQQQQQQSQRQRKLTRNCLACGQPKSRFLGDGSSVHFYDQSPSANYFYCSTRVFKMYAEEGLKESRMSFQDFAASPYFQRELDAAKKRAAECKRVREERKKRSATEPLPSGRLCRFCHQPLKQGPNSPHVHTCFPGVQGKYIYCPSRVFSFFKAQGMVKEMTWSEFQASQWFEAERNRWMVQKR encoded by the exons ATGGCAACAACTGCCACTGTGTCCAGATGTGGCGAGACAGTTGAACCCACCCGGATTGCTTCAGAAAAAG CACATGGACAGCTTGTGCCGCAGGGATCTGTAGAGCTCGAGAATAAAGCAGATCCATCTCTGTCGGAAG ATGCGTCATCGCAGAATGTGGATCCTGTGGAGGCACAAGGGGACACCGTCCTTGATGAAG CACCTCTGCAAACTCCTGCGCCCCAGCCCAGGCAGCCATCAGCCTCTGTCCCAGGCTACGATCAGGATGTTGCGCGGTGGAACTGCTCCCACCAGCAGAAAGTATGGATGAAGTGTGAGATGGAGGCGTTAGGTCTATGGTCAGGATCGCGTCCAGTACGTCACCTGATGAACATGCTGTCCCTGTGGCGTTATCCACCTCAGCCTGAGCTCATAGACACCATCTCTGAACTGCCCTCACCACATTACTTCCATCttcatccatttttcatttGGAAGCCAGAGCATGCAATCATGGACAGGGTGAGGAACAACTACAACTTGCCTTGCCTTCATGGTTGTACTAAACCACTGGTAGTTTCTAGTGGCATTGGAAGGCCAAGGGTCATAGTAGGCATCACTGGCCAGTACTACATTTTAGCTTCACGACTCACTTGTAAGGTTTGTAAGAAGTACTGGCACGCGGATAAGCCCCAATGGCTGGAGATGTTACCACAGCGCATCAGCAGCATTGTGCCAGCAttcctgacatttaaaaaagccatCTGTAAATCTTTCATGGATGAGCTCAGACGCAGTGGCAGATCAGCGTACGATATGAGCAAGCAGCTGACAGAGGTGCTTCACCTTAAATATGAAAGAGCTCATTTGGCCTACCTCTCGAGTGTACAGAACATTAGGGATGGTGAGGCAGGGGTCTATGGTCAGAAAACCATCACTGGGCTTCTTAGACAGGTGGACACTCCTGCTCAGTTTGGAGATTATGCGGATGGCGATGGCTGGTGTGGTGTGTCCATTTCCTCACACTATCTGGTCGACTGCCTGGTTCAGGAGTATAGGAGACAGGGACACCTTCTCACCCTTCTGCTGCAAGGGACTTTTGGAAGGGCTTTAAGGGCAGATCACACCCGCAAGGTCGCAAGGAAGGTGGTGTTGTCATCAGGCACCATGTCCTCCTATTCCATCATGAATGAGAACTGGATGATCCTGAGCTGGGGGATGCTGCAGTCTGAGTGTGACCAGTCCCTGAATCCATTGTATGAGGGTCTGGATCGACGCTACACTGCAGCAGGAGTGGAGAAGGCAAACTACCAGTGGGTGGACAG GGACTGCTGTGCACCATTCAAGATCCTGGACCCGCGTCTCCATGAACACCTCCTATGGGACAGCTGGAGGACCACGGCAGCAATAGAGGCAGAGGCAACATCTGGGAACCTGGCAAACAGCTGTGCATCAAGACACAAGTTTAACAAAGACATAACAATCAAGTTAGACGTGTTTCACTGCATGCGCCGTTTTTCCAGGGAGTGCGTGTCAGGTTCCTTCTGCCAGTTTCTCTCAGCTGCATTCTTTGTTGTGGATCAGAGGGACATGGAAAAGTTGAAGGAGGCATACACGGCATGTGGAATCTCTCCTGATAATCCCACCAAGCAGCATGTGAGAGAGCACTGCAGGACGAAGGTGCCACAGCCGAGAGAACTGCTGCGGAGAGTAGAAGATGTTCTGCATCATTTCCACTTGATGAAAGATGTCAACGATGTGCTTCTCTTTAAGCCCTCCATGTTAAAGGCATGGAAGATTCAGCGTGTCCACATATTGAGAGGCTGTGTGAGCGACCCTGAGGTGGAGGATGGAATCCTCTACAGGTACGGTGGAAGTTTGCAGCTCAACtataacaaaagcaaaaaagctGCCGTACCTGTTTGGATCCCTGTGAGAGGCACTTCTCAGCAGGAGGGCTTCCACGCACACCAAGCCTGGTGGGTCACGGGAACTCGGGTTTCGAATGAACTTTTCCAGGCTCAGGCCATGACCGGGGTGGTGCGCTGGAACTTCCAGAGGCTTGTGGACCTAAAACAGCCGGGTGTACAACTTCCAGCTGCGTTCGACCCACTGCTCATTGCACAGCTGAACTTAGCCTCTGTGAGTGTCACAGGAAGGGCAAAATATCCCACGCTACTGTTCTCAAGCGAGGACACTGGGGAGAGGTTTGGACTGGAGTATGTGGAGCCTGGCTGCCGCCCTGTTGCCTTGGACTCGGACATGGACAAAGAGCAGCACATCAGCTCAAttcctgttgccatggagatgcaGCCACCCATCCAGCTTGAGATGGACCACAGTCCTGCTGCTGACATTGGCACAGACCCTCAG GAACTCAGTGGCAGTGCTCAGGACCCCCAGATTGGAGCAGTGCCAATTCTGTCCTCACAGCTGTGCACGGAAGCAGGTGTCCAGACCATGGAACAGACGGGTGTTAAAGCAGAAAGTCAATCTTCGATGGATACAG ACCTGCCAGGGGTTACGCCTTTACCCGTATCCTCCTCTCCAAGGGCCAAACGCACTGGACCTGTTAAAACAGGTGGCCTCATCCAGGTTCTTGACCATAGTCGATGGACAGAACCCATGAGGACCGCCATTGATGAACTGCTGATAAAGCACCATGGAGCTAAAGACATTCTGAGGCGAGTGGATGTGGACTATGCTGCCATGGTGCAGAGGGCGTGCAGGGACCCCAACAGCCTCCTCCATCCCACCACGTGGCAACATATATCAAGATATGTGAAACATGttgccaaattaaaaaacaccagCTCCTGTCTCAACACCAGCTCAGAGAGGGCATCAGAAACAAGGAAGTTGTGGCACAGTTTGACTACAGGCAGCCAGACAGTCAGTGTGCCCGTCGCAATTTTCCCCCCTGCCCCTATCAACCCTCCCCCCGTTGGTCTCACTCAGGATGACACACTTACCAGGGCTGCAGTGGCAAGGATTGTGGCAGTGgttctacagcagcagcagcagcaacaacaacaacaacaacaacaacaacaacagcagcagtcgcagagacagaggaaattGACCAGGAACTGCTTAGCCTGTGGCCAGCCAAAGTCCCGCTTCCTTGGCGATGGctcttctgttcatttttaCGATCAATCGCCATCTGCTAATTATTTTTACTGCTCCACAAGAGTCTTCAAGATGTATGCCGAGGAAGGGCTCAAAGAATCCCGAATGTCATTCCAAGACTTTGCTGCTTCTCCATATTTCCAGCGGGAACTTGATGCTGCCAAGAAGAGGGCTGCAGAGTGCAAAAgggtcagagaggagaggaaaaaaagaagcgcCACAGAGCCTCTGCCATCCGGTCGCCTGTGCAGGTTTTGTCACCAGCCTCTAAAGCAGGGCCCTAACAGCCCTCATGTCCACACCTGCTTCCCTGGAGTACAAGGGAAATATATCTACTGCCCCTCCagagttttctctttcttcaaggCACAGGGCATGGTCAAGGAGATGACCTGGAGCGAGTTCCAAGCTTCCCAATGGTTTGAGGCTGAACGAAATAGATGGATGGTGCAAAAAAGATGA